AATTTTATCATCAGTAAAAACCATTCCTAGACTTTCACGCTCGGCAGTACTTAGCTTAGGTGGATAAATAATCCTAACTCACCTACCTTTCTTGTGATTCTAAAAGTTTGGCAAGGACCTCTTCCTTAGTTTCAAGCTCTAGAAGCTTTTTAAATACCTCTTCATTTATTACTGCAACACCTAAAGCTATAGCTTTATCTAGCTTTGAGCCTGCTTCTTCGCCTGCTATAACTGCAGTTGTATTTTTGCTAACCGATGAGGATGTCTTTCCCAGTCTTTCTTCTATTAATACTGCCGCTTCATCTCTTTTTAGCGTTTCTAAGGTTCCTGTCAGCACAAATTTCATACCTTCAAATATAGGCTTTTGCTGACTATTTTTTTTATCAACGCTCATGGAAACTCCAGCTAGTTTTAGTCTTTCAATTAAATTTAAGTTTTCCTCAACTTTAAAAAACTGAAAAATGCTTTGAGCCATCTTTTCTCCTATTTCATCAATTTGAAGTAGTTCTTCTACTGAAGCCAGTTTAATCTGCTCTATATCAGAATATACAGCTGCGAGAGTTTTTGCCGCCTTAGTTCCAATATATCTTATCCCTAGCCCTATCAGCAGTCTATCAAGCCCTGCTGTTTTGGATTCCTCTATAGACTTCATTAGATTCGAAACAGATTTCAAGCCCATTCTTGGCAAAGCCAAAACTTCATCTGGATTAAGATAATAGATATCAGCCATATCCCTTATTAGTCCAGCTTCATATAGCTGAATTACTATAGCCTCTCCTAGCTTATCTATGTCCATAGCTGATTTTGATACAAAATGAATTATTCCTCTTTTTATCTGAGCTGGACAAGTAATATTAGGGCATTTTAAAGCGGCCTCTCCTTCAACTCTAACTGTAGGAGTATGGCACTCAGGGCAGGTCTCAGGCATTTTAAACTCGCATTCTAAACCTGTCCTTTTACTTTTATCAACTTCATATACCTCTGGGATAATATCTCCAGCCTTTTGAATGTAGGCCCAGTCCTTTATCTTTATATCCTTCGCTTTTATGAAGTCCTCGTTATGAAGAGTAGCTCTGCTAACTGTAGACCCAGCAATCCTCACAGGAGTCAAAATTGCAGTTGGCGTAATAGTACCTGTTCTTCCAACTTGAACGATTATATCTTCTATCTGAGTGAGCTGTCTTTCCGCTGGAAATTTATAAGCGATAGCCCACCTAGGAGCTTTAGCTGTCTCTCCAAGCATTGCTCTTTGAGCTAGATCATTTACTTTTATAACTATCCCGTCTATCTCAAAATCAAGCTCATGCCTTTTGTCATGCCAAACTGATATTTCGTCCCAGACAGCTTCCATCGAGGAATAGACATTTCTCATAGGACTTACTTTTAGTCCAAGAGCTTTTAAATATTCTAAAGCTTCACTATGAGTATATATATCCTTATCTATTATTTCTTGTAAATTAAATATAAATATATCAAGTGGCCTTTTAGCTGTGATGTTTGAATCAAGCTGCCTAAGCGAACCTGCGGCTGCATTTCTAGGATTTGCAAATAAGGCCAGCCCATTTTCTTCTTGTTGTAAATTGAGCTCTTTAAATTTTTCCTTAGGAATATAGACTTCTCCTCTTACTACTAAAGATAC
This region of Acetoanaerobium noterae genomic DNA includes:
- the ligA gene encoding NAD-dependent DNA ligase LigA, yielding MAESINEKDIYNKINELREHIEHHSILYYVQDSPEISDADFDMLMKELIALEEKYPEYITEDSPTQRIGGEALSKFDQVRHSVQMMSLSNAFSKQDLLDFDSRVRQMIPKPEYVLEFKIDGLSVALTYEKGKFKVGATRGDGVVGEDVTKNLKTIKSIPMKLKEEVSLVVRGEVYIPKEKFKELNLQQEENGLALFANPRNAAAGSLRQLDSNITAKRPLDIFIFNLQEIIDKDIYTHSEALEYLKALGLKVSPMRNVYSSMEAVWDEISVWHDKRHELDFEIDGIVIKVNDLAQRAMLGETAKAPRWAIAYKFPAERQLTQIEDIIVQVGRTGTITPTAILTPVRIAGSTVSRATLHNEDFIKAKDIKIKDWAYIQKAGDIIPEVYEVDKSKRTGLECEFKMPETCPECHTPTVRVEGEAALKCPNITCPAQIKRGIIHFVSKSAMDIDKLGEAIVIQLYEAGLIRDMADIYYLNPDEVLALPRMGLKSVSNLMKSIEESKTAGLDRLLIGLGIRYIGTKAAKTLAAVYSDIEQIKLASVEELLQIDEIGEKMAQSIFQFFKVEENLNLIERLKLAGVSMSVDKKNSQQKPIFEGMKFVLTGTLETLKRDEAAVLIEERLGKTSSSVSKNTTAVIAGEEAGSKLDKAIALGVAVINEEVFKKLLELETKEEVLAKLLESQER